The Fictibacillus arsenicus genome contains a region encoding:
- the rapZ gene encoding RNase adapter RapZ, producing the protein MERQDVQMVIITGMSGAGKTVAMQSFEDLGYFCVDNLPPALLPKFVELMQESAGKLNKVALVMDLRGREFFDQLFSTLDQLAVSSDIQPQILYLDCKDATLVRRYKETRRSHPLAKSGNPLQGITQEREMLEELKGRAQQVLDTSDLKPLQLRERIIQRYSANAAHPFTVNVMSFGFKYGMPIDADLVFDVRFLPNPHYIEHMRPRTGLEPDISEYVLKWPETNKFLEKLLDLLHFMVPQYKREGKSQLIIGIGCTGGKHRSVALAEYIGNALSKEYVTFSSHRDMGKDKV; encoded by the coding sequence ATGGAAAGACAAGACGTACAAATGGTGATTATTACAGGAATGTCAGGAGCCGGAAAAACGGTGGCCATGCAGAGCTTCGAGGATTTAGGCTACTTCTGTGTAGATAATCTGCCGCCTGCACTACTCCCTAAATTTGTAGAATTGATGCAAGAATCTGCTGGCAAGCTCAATAAGGTAGCACTCGTAATGGACCTTCGCGGCCGTGAGTTTTTTGATCAGTTGTTTTCAACGCTTGACCAGCTTGCGGTCTCATCAGACATTCAGCCGCAGATTTTATATTTAGACTGCAAGGATGCTACTCTTGTCCGCCGATATAAGGAAACGCGCCGTTCGCATCCGCTGGCGAAAAGCGGAAATCCTCTTCAAGGCATAACGCAGGAACGTGAAATGCTGGAAGAGTTAAAGGGAAGAGCTCAGCAAGTTCTCGATACATCAGACCTTAAACCACTGCAATTGCGTGAGCGCATCATTCAGCGCTATTCTGCGAACGCTGCACATCCGTTTACGGTCAATGTAATGTCATTCGGTTTTAAATATGGCATGCCGATTGACGCTGACTTAGTATTTGACGTTCGTTTCTTGCCGAACCCTCATTACATTGAGCATATGAGACCGAGAACAGGGCTTGAGCCGGACATATCTGAGTATGTTTTAAAATGGCCGGAGACAAACAAATTCTTAGAGAAATTGCTTGACCTTCTTCACTTTATGGTTCCGCAATACAAGCGTGAAGGAAAGAGTCAGCTCATAATCGGAATCGGCTGTACAGGCGGAAAGCACCGTTCTGTAGCCCTTGCTGAATATATCGGAAACGCACTATCCAAAGAATACGTTACATTCAGCAGCCACAGAGATATGGGAAAGGATAAAGTATAG
- a CDS encoding NUDIX hydrolase encodes MQRVTNCVLIKDNQVLLLQKPRRGWWVAPGGKMESEESIRDTVIREYREETGIYLKNPQLKGVFNFIIKQGDKIVSEWMMFTFLATDSEGEALEECEEGKLAWKPVDEVRELPMAPGDHHILDYVTKGSNMIFGTFTYTPDFELLSYRLDPA; translated from the coding sequence GTGCAAAGAGTAACAAACTGTGTGTTAATCAAAGATAATCAAGTGCTTTTGCTGCAAAAGCCTAGACGGGGCTGGTGGGTAGCACCCGGAGGTAAAATGGAGTCTGAAGAGTCGATCCGTGACACTGTTATCCGGGAATACCGGGAAGAAACAGGTATTTATTTAAAGAACCCGCAATTAAAGGGTGTTTTTAATTTTATTATTAAACAAGGTGACAAAATCGTATCGGAATGGATGATGTTTACCTTTTTAGCAACAGATTCAGAAGGTGAAGCGCTAGAGGAATGTGAAGAAGGTAAATTAGCCTGGAAGCCGGTCGATGAAGTGAGAGAACTGCCGATGGCACCAGGGGATCATCACATTTTGGATTATGTGACAAAAGGAAGCAATATGATTTTTGGCACATTCACGTATACACCTGATTTTGAATTGCTTTCCTATCGATTAGATCCGGCTTAA
- the trxB gene encoding thioredoxin-disulfide reductase yields the protein MSEEKIYDVAILGAGPAGMTAAVYTSRANLDTIMIERGIPGGQMANTEDVENYPGFDHILGPELSNKMFEHAKKFGAEYAYGDVKEIIDGEEYKTIKAGSKTYKARSIIISTGAEYKKLGIPGEKELSGRGVSYCAVCDGAFFKGRELVVVGGGDSAVEEGVYLTRFATKVTIVHRRDKLRAQKILQQRAFDNDKIDFIWNHSVKEVHADNNKVGSVTLVNTETGEESDFKTDGVFIYIGMLPLNGAFKDLGITNENGYVETNEQMETKIPGIFAAGDIREKTLRQIVTATGDGSIAAQAAQHYVENLAEKLKNVTSN from the coding sequence ATGAGTGAAGAAAAAATTTATGATGTAGCTATATTAGGTGCAGGACCAGCGGGTATGACTGCTGCGGTTTACACATCCCGTGCGAATTTGGATACGATTATGATCGAACGCGGAATTCCAGGTGGACAGATGGCAAATACAGAAGACGTTGAGAACTACCCTGGCTTTGACCATATTTTAGGACCAGAACTTTCAAACAAAATGTTTGAGCACGCAAAAAAGTTCGGTGCTGAATACGCGTATGGTGATGTAAAAGAAATCATCGACGGTGAAGAATATAAGACGATCAAAGCAGGCAGCAAAACATACAAAGCCCGCTCGATTATTATCTCTACAGGTGCAGAATATAAAAAGCTTGGTATACCTGGTGAAAAAGAATTATCAGGCCGCGGTGTATCTTATTGTGCGGTTTGTGACGGAGCGTTCTTTAAAGGCCGTGAGCTGGTTGTTGTTGGCGGTGGAGACTCTGCAGTTGAAGAAGGCGTGTACTTAACACGTTTTGCGACAAAGGTAACTATTGTTCACAGACGTGATAAGCTTCGTGCTCAAAAAATCCTTCAGCAGCGTGCGTTTGACAATGATAAGATCGATTTTATCTGGAATCATTCCGTAAAAGAAGTACATGCTGATAATAACAAAGTGGGAAGCGTAACCCTTGTGAATACTGAAACTGGGGAAGAGTCAGATTTTAAAACAGACGGTGTATTCATTTATATCGGGATGCTTCCGCTAAATGGAGCGTTCAAAGACCTTGGTATCACGAACGAGAACGGTTATGTAGAAACGAACGAACAAATGGAAACGAAGATCCCAGGTATCTTTGCTGCTGGTGATATTCGTGAAAAAACGCTTCGTCAAATTGTTACGGCAACAGGTGATGGAAGTATCGCTGCACAGGCTGCACAGCACTATGTGGAAAATTTGGCTGAAAAGTTAAAAAACGTAACTTCTAATTAA